In Vitis vinifera cultivar Pinot Noir 40024 chromosome 11, ASM3070453v1, a genomic segment contains:
- the LOC100266954 gene encoding auxin-induced protein 6B-like, with product MASAVKSVEKIRQIVRLKQVMQRWKTMSVSLRPRSIRSFSDSDSDCTSGSIRRTPSGFLAVYVGADRRRFVIPTRLLNLPIFVALLNKAEEEFGLRSSGGLVLPCEVGFFKEVLRFLEKDEAKYGGLGLDEFVKMVSEVGFDSCRETRNVVNGFTPLLQKARV from the coding sequence ATGGCTTCTGCCGTCAAGAGTGTCGAAAAGATCCGCCAAATCGTGCGTTTGAAGCAGGTAATGCAGCGATGGAAGACCATGAGTGTGAGTCTCAGACCGCGGTCCATACGCTCCTTCTCCGACTCCGATTCCGACTGCACCTCCGGGTCGATCCGGCGCACCCCCTCCGGGTTCCTGGCCGTCTATGTAGGCGCGGACCGCCGGCGGTTCGTGATCCCAACCCGGCTCCTGAACCTGCCGATCTTCGTGGCTCTGTTGAACAAGGCGGAGGAGGAGTTCGGGCTTCGATCGAGCGGAGGCCTGGTTTTACCCTGTGAAGTGGGGTTTTTCAAAGAAGTACTAAGGTTTTTGGAGAAGGATGAGGCGAAATACGGTGGGTTGGGGTTGGATGAGTTTGTGAAGATGGTTTCCGAAGTGGGTTTTGATTCCTGTAGAGAGACAAGGAATGTGGTGAATGGGTTTACTCCTCTCCTGCAGAAAGCTAGGGTTTGA